The Corynebacterium glaucum genome includes a region encoding these proteins:
- a CDS encoding efflux RND transporter periplasmic adaptor subunit, with protein sequence MASTKFKALSAVVAASFFLGSCGMPGGGDGGGEDGLAPGDYTIASAEGVRDSVVVSGKIAPIRAVSITSSVQSEVERIEVAPGDRVRTEQLLAEMNTEQLDRQLQIQERQQANAQAEAKQGVDQAQAQLDALNASVANGTHPSIRAAQAQVNQAQAAYDAAVAANGGVRAATRAVRVATDMAGQVSSWLDQQVHGNGGQQPAPAPAPAPAPVPVPVPEPAPVPVPGDQVQGYPAEIPALEGNYAPSAGMSTQEAYAALQDAQAELAAARSQVEQERIQLQGQVDSAWRAMENSELEAGDGTLEYQVKEATIYSPINGLVTSVDVQEGDVPQGRILSIADDSRLIIRAEVREADVASIAKDNRVTFTSTATGKKEYAGRVTRISPAGNSGGGASVDPAAVMGGGDSAGGGEGSTVMFPVEIEVTGDKEGLLLGGSVRAEIITAETDKALNVPLDAVYEDGGKDKVLVLATDGDDAGSGKVEEREVKTGTANDVDIAITGGDLKAGDIVINWPEEYRDRIGETVSITDPSFDPGAVEDAKNTKGSSTATVTVTSTRPAESK encoded by the coding sequence TTGGCTTCCACCAAGTTCAAAGCCCTCTCAGCGGTTGTGGCCGCGTCGTTCTTCCTCGGTTCCTGCGGGATGCCGGGCGGCGGCGACGGGGGAGGCGAGGACGGTCTCGCGCCGGGGGACTACACCATCGCCTCCGCTGAGGGCGTGCGCGATAGCGTGGTGGTCAGCGGCAAGATCGCGCCGATCCGTGCGGTGAGCATTACGTCCTCCGTGCAGTCTGAGGTGGAGCGCATCGAGGTTGCGCCCGGCGATCGCGTGCGTACCGAGCAGCTGCTCGCAGAGATGAACACTGAGCAGCTGGACCGCCAGCTGCAGATTCAGGAGCGTCAGCAGGCCAACGCCCAGGCAGAAGCGAAGCAGGGTGTGGACCAGGCTCAGGCGCAGCTTGACGCGCTCAACGCCAGCGTGGCTAATGGCACGCACCCGTCGATTCGCGCGGCGCAGGCGCAGGTGAACCAGGCGCAGGCGGCGTACGACGCAGCGGTGGCTGCCAACGGTGGGGTGCGCGCGGCGACCCGCGCGGTGCGCGTGGCCACCGACATGGCCGGACAAGTCTCCAGTTGGCTCGACCAGCAGGTGCACGGCAATGGCGGGCAGCAGCCGGCGCCAGCGCCCGCACCTGCTCCGGCCCCTGTGCCTGTGCCTGTTCCCGAGCCCGCTCCAGTTCCGGTTCCCGGAGACCAGGTGCAGGGGTACCCCGCTGAGATTCCGGCGTTGGAGGGGAACTACGCGCCGTCCGCGGGGATGAGTACGCAGGAGGCATACGCGGCACTGCAGGATGCGCAGGCTGAACTCGCGGCCGCGCGTTCGCAGGTGGAGCAAGAGCGCATCCAGCTGCAGGGTCAGGTGGACTCCGCGTGGCGCGCAATGGAGAACTCCGAGCTCGAAGCCGGCGACGGCACCCTGGAGTACCAGGTCAAGGAAGCGACGATCTACTCGCCGATCAACGGTTTAGTCACCTCGGTCGACGTGCAGGAAGGTGATGTGCCGCAGGGACGTATCTTGAGCATTGCCGACGACTCTCGTCTGATCATCCGCGCCGAGGTACGCGAAGCCGACGTCGCATCGATTGCCAAGGACAACCGAGTGACCTTCACTTCCACCGCCACCGGCAAGAAGGAGTACGCGGGTCGCGTAACTCGCATCTCTCCCGCCGGAAACTCCGGCGGCGGCGCCAGCGTGGATCCGGCTGCCGTGATGGGCGGCGGAGATAGTGCTGGCGGCGGCGAAGGCTCCACCGTGATGTTCCCGGTGGAGATTGAGGTCACCGGTGACAAGGAGGGGCTGCTCTTGGGCGGCTCTGTCCGTGCAGAGATCATCACTGCGGAAACCGATAAGGCGCTCAACGTGCCGCTCGATGCGGTCTACGAGGACGGCGGCAAGGACAAGGTTCTCGTTCTAGCCACCGATGGTGACGACGCTGGCTCCGGCAAGGTCGAGGAACGCGAAGTGAAGACCGGCACCGCGAACGACGTCGACATCGCTATCACCGGCGGTGACTTGAAGGCCGGCGACATCGTGATCAACTGGCCCGAGGAGTACCGCGACCGCATCGGCGAGACCGTCTCGATTACCGACCCGAGCTTCGATCCGGGCGCGGTGGAGGATGCGAAGAATACGAAGGGCTCCTCGACCGCGACCGTGACGGTCACCAGTACCCGCCCGGCAGAGTCGAAGTAA